The genomic segment TTACCTTCTTTATTGATGTTGATCCACAAGAAGCTTTAAATAGAGCCATAAGTCGCGGCAATACTAACAAATTTGAAGCTAAAAACTTAGAGTTCCATCAACAAGTTGCGCAAAGTTTTCAACAGTTAGCTGAGCGTTATAACTCACGAATTATTAAAATAGACGCTAACAATTTAAATCCTCACGAGGCACATCATAAAGTAATTCAAGCCCTTTCTTTTTGATTGCTTAAAGCTTGGTTTTTTGCTCTGATATATAACCGAACACTATTTTTTCAGGGTTACGTTCTTTATCGGCTAATATTCCAGGGTTAACTAAGGTTTTACCATATTTTTTATGCAAGCATAAATGAAGCAGAAGGAGTTAGAGAGCTACAGAATTTTAGTAAAAAGTGGGATGATAAATATCCGATAATTACTGATATCTGGCAGCGTAATTGGTCTGGAATCGCACCCCTTTTTAGCTTCCCAGACGGCATCAGAAAAGCAATTTATACTACAAATGCTATTGGTGTGCCAGGAGAAGCCTGGTTGAACAAGGAGGTGAAATTCCTCTCTGGCAAAGGAGTAACTAACCAGCCAGAACTGAGTTTTGCATATGCTACAGCAATGTAGTGGATGAAGCGTAAACAGGGCGAATACAGGCCGAAACGAAAGTGAACGACAAGAGAGCCTCGAGAACTTCGATCAATGCTAGAAGCTGACACTGTCGATGATGTGGAAAGCAAAATGGGGTTAAGCGATATGGTGAGCTTAATACTATCTGGCGGGGTATGCGTCGTCAGCATGTATAAAACTGTTCAATCAAGGAACCTGGGAGACCCTAAATATTCCTTATAAAAAAAGGTAATTATCAATGAAGGCAATTGCAAAATTAATAATGAAGATATTTAGGGGGTCAGATGTACTCATAGTACTGGAGAAGTAGAGTAATGTCTATGGAGGGAAGGGGTACACAACAAGACAGAGTCAATAACGGTCAGAAAGAGCAGTCACCGAATTGCAATTCATTCCAAACAAAATTATTGTCTCTAACTAGTAGAGCAAAGCAGATTCGTGATGAACCACTAAGAACTTTGATGCACTTAGTAGATAAGGAATGGTTAGGTGAATCATGGAGAAAGCTACGCAAAGGAGCTGCATATGGAATTGATGCTGTAAGCAGCAATAAGTATGCAGAAAATCTAAGTTTGAACTTATATAAACTCTTGTATAGGATGCAAAGAGGAAAGTATAAGGCTCAACCTGTAAAGAGAGTCTATATAGCCAAAAGGGATGGTAGCAAACGACCTTTAGGATTGCCTACAGTAGAAGATAAGGTAGCACAAAATGCTGTTAATTTATTACTAAAAGCAGTCTATGAGCCAGAGTTTCTACTAATGTCATATGGTTTTAGAGAAGGTAAAAACTCTTTACAAGCAGTAGAAGATGTTAAAGAAACAATAGCGCAAAAGAAAGTATCTTGGGTGCTGGATGTAGATATTGCATCGTTCTTTGATAATATGCAGCATGAATGGCTTATGAAGTTTGTAAGTCATAGAATAAAAGATCAACGAGTACTAAAACATATAAAAGGTTGGCTGGAAGCTGGTATAATGGAAGATGGGAAGTTAATAGCTTCTTCAACAGGATCACCGCAAGGTGGAGTCATTAGTCCAACGCTAGCAAACATATATCTCCATTATGTGATTGATTTATGGTGTACCAAAGTAGCCCGTAACAGCATAAAAGGAGAGATGTATAGTTTTAGATACGCGGATGATCTGTTGTTCTGTTTTCAACACGAGAATCAAGCAGTTAAGTTTCAGGAAATGTTGAAAAGCAGGTTGCAGAAGTTTGAGCTGGAAATGAACCTTAAAAAGAGTAAGTTATGTCGTTTTGGCAAGTTTGCTATAGAAAATAGCAGAAAACAAAACGAAAGAAGATCAACATTTAGTTTTTTAGGTTTTACCTTTTACAACGGAATTAGTAGGAACGGTAAATACAAAGTTGGTTGTCGTACTGAGTCAAAGAGACTGAGTGCCGCAATGAACCGAGTTACCACTTGGTGCAGGGAGAACCTGCATCAACCATTACCTTGGCAAGCAAGGTATCTTAATGCGGTACTCCGAGGACACTACAATTATTACGGAGTAACAGGTAATTATCCAAGTATCTCAGCATTTTATCGTCACCTAGAAAGGATATGGCATAAATATTTAAGCCGTAGAAGTCAAAGAGGATATATACCATGGGAGAGATTCTGGAAAATAAAAGATCAATATGGACTAATAAAACCGCACTTACCTCATTCTGTACATAACAACTAATATTTTTGTTGAAGAGCCGGATATGGGAAATCTGTAAGTCCGGTTCCGTGAGGGGCGAGAAGAGTAATCTTCTCGTCTACTCGATAATCAGCCAATCGCCAAATCAGAAAAATTATCAAAAATAAAGGGGTGTTCCCAGATGATAAATCAATTCAAAAAATAATATTTTTGGCGTTGACTAATGCCAGTAAAAAATGGACAATGTCTATCAAGGACTGGGCAATTGCCTTAAATCAGTTTGCCATACTTTGTGATACAGAATCACAAAATTGGTCAAATGGCGAAATCATACTTACACAAAGAATCTGACAGAGTCTAAAGTTCTGACAGGCTCTATCAATATTTAAAGGTAATAAATGCAAATCGGTTCGGATACTGTCTTAAGCGAGTGCGCTCTATTTTATGTCATATATATGAACATATTGAGCTGCGTGTTTTTGCAATATATTTACATGCAATATCTTCTTTTGCTTTGTTAGTTGTAATAACCCATAATATTAAACCTCCTTGATTGAGTTGTTTCTGTAAGTGGGAGGCATTTATATCTCCAATCATGGTTTCTATTAATTCGCCGAAAGCAGCGCCAACTGTTCCTCTTACGATTTCCGCGGGTACTGCTGCAGATACTGTAACACCGCCAGCAACAATCAAAGCGCTTAATACTCGTGCCATTATGCCACTACCAATTGCTACTCCTTCTCCTACTCCTCTTTCTTCAGACCTCAGTTCTGGATTAAATAATTTTTTGTAATAGCTGATTTG from the Candidatus Trichorickettsia mobilis genome contains:
- a CDS encoding transposase — its product is MFYASINEAEGVRELQNFSKKWDDKYPIITDIWQRNWSGIAPLFSFPDGIRKAIYTTNAIGVPGEAWLNKEVKFLSGKGVTNQPELSFAYATAM
- the ltrA gene encoding group II intron reverse transcriptase/maturase; amino-acid sequence: MEGRGTQQDRVNNGQKEQSPNCNSFQTKLLSLTSRAKQIRDEPLRTLMHLVDKEWLGESWRKLRKGAAYGIDAVSSNKYAENLSLNLYKLLYRMQRGKYKAQPVKRVYIAKRDGSKRPLGLPTVEDKVAQNAVNLLLKAVYEPEFLLMSYGFREGKNSLQAVEDVKETIAQKKVSWVLDVDIASFFDNMQHEWLMKFVSHRIKDQRVLKHIKGWLEAGIMEDGKLIASSTGSPQGGVISPTLANIYLHYVIDLWCTKVARNSIKGEMYSFRYADDLLFCFQHENQAVKFQEMLKSRLQKFELEMNLKKSKLCRFGKFAIENSRKQNERRSTFSFLGFTFYNGISRNGKYKVGCRTESKRLSAAMNRVTTWCRENLHQPLPWQARYLNAVLRGHYNYYGVTGNYPSISAFYRHLERIWHKYLSRRSQRGYIPWERFWKIKDQYGLIKPHLPHSVHNN